One segment of Solanum lycopersicum chromosome 1, SLM_r2.1 DNA contains the following:
- the ERF-H18 gene encoding ethylene-responsive transcription factor ERN3 yields the protein MATDLENTKTTITTNTNTTNSSSTEAKKSSITRKFVGVRQRPSGRWVAEIKDSSQRVRLWLGTYDTPEEAAHAYDEAARALRGENARTNFASTTPNSDMDQSNILHSKNGLSFSSIKAKLSKNLQSIMARNSENKSSSSKSITRVSDHFTFARIFHFKNNYDQPYQNHRHVDMNKVVQPSIRVLPHDVTDNNNNNDSSWENSSSVSDCSSEWAAFRQLGLDCDNYGSDGSEYFVGSDPLMAGWMSSPDIMSSTSTNEGSSRSKRFKVSSSVVVPPTFTESPLHDAQNYVPF from the coding sequence ATGGCTACAGATTTAGAAAACACGAAAACCACCATCAcaaccaacaccaacaccacgAATTCATCATCAACAGAAGcaaagaaatcatcaataacaagAAAATTTGTAGGTGTAAGACAAAGACCCTCTGGAAGATGGGTTGCTGAGATAAAAGACTCGTCTCAACGTGTGAGATTATGGCTAGGAACATACGATACTCCTGAAGAAGCTGCTCATGCCTATGATGAAGCTGCTCGAGCCCTAAGAGGCGAAAATGCACGGACCAATTTCGCTTCTACTACTCCAAATTCCGATATGGATCAATCGAATATATTGCATAGTAAAAATGGTCTTAGCTTTTCATCGATAAAAGCAAAATTAAGCAAGAATTTACAAAGCATCATGGCTAGAAATTCAGAAAATAAGTCATCATCGTCCAAGAGTATTACTAGAGTAAGTGATCATTTCACATTTGCTAGGATTTTCCACTTCAAGAATAATTATGATCAACCATACCAAAATCATCGTCATGTGGACATGAATAAAGTTGTGCAACCAAGTATTAGAGTACTTCCACATGACGTAAccgataacaataacaataatgattCGTCTTGGGaaaattcatcaagtgtgtCTGATTGTAGTAGTGAATGGGCTGCTTTTAGGCAACTTGGGCTGGATTGTGATAATTATGGATCAGATGGAAGTGAGTATTTTGTTGGATCAGATCCTTTAATGGCTGGGTGGATGAGCAGCCCAGATATTATGAGTAGCACTAGTACTAATGAAGGATCATCAAGAAGCAAAAGGTTTAAGGTTTCTTCTTCTGTTGTGGTTCCTCCTACTTTTACTGAATCTCCATTACATGATGCTCAAAATTATGTACcattttaa